From Lonchura striata isolate bLonStr1 chromosome 3, bLonStr1.mat, whole genome shotgun sequence, one genomic window encodes:
- the MTFR2 gene encoding mitochondrial fission regulator 2 isoform X1 yields the protein MALLLLRLLRRLLRYLGWPQHQAVFFETRVFGSSISRTLGTCLPSAVSPGGHLQQLYAVIRNYQAKVISVCKKKEYGSTRSVVRRLGTILSLEPYPRPYFQFVQNPSSLGYDEQSTAPAPVAPSLADVLWVANDEGQACTRLRTELRRKEKSTAPSDPYARLDSIQHIPKNSAQNVSVDQAALQKISALEDELTFLRAQIAAIVSVQTLGSVPSRAFKALDTPDGFYPLPAMTSTPLSVSHNHFVIPSPPPLPSGAPSGVDASNSALELIKQRRAARNSDSTAANSTDHQRTKNFPSMMDVLKDLNKVQLRAVERSPGGTPLSRPKKMQNSDWDPVAVLTHALKQKFAHKNDDEDDSLDKENNSFDSSPFSSPEVPVVGHCSLKANAKPSLTRTDGVKHVPAWKVRAQI from the exons atggcgctgctgctgctgcggctCCTCCGGCGGCTGCTGCGCTACCTCGGCTGGCCGCAGCACCAG GCCGTGTTTTTTGAAACTCGCGTGTTTGGCAGCAGTATCAGCCGTACTCTCGGAACATGCCTACCTTCAGCAGTCTCACCAGGAGGGCATCTCCAGCAGTTATATGCTGTCATAAGAAACTATCAGGCCAAG GTCATatctgtttgcaaaaaaaaggaatatggaTCTACTCGAAGTGTTGTCCGTAGACTTGGAACAATTCTTTCCTTGGAGCCCTACCCCAGACCTTATTTTCAA tTTGTTCAAAACCCAAGTTCATTGGGTTATGATGAACAAAgtacagctccagctcctgtggCTCCATCACTTGCTGATGTCCTGTGGGTGGCAAATGATGAAGGACAAGCATGTACTAGACTTAG gACTGAAttgagaagaaaagagaaaagtacAGCTCCTTCTGATCCATATGCACGTCTAGATTCAATACAGCACATTCCTAAAAACAGTGCACAAAACGTCAGTGTTGATCAGGCAGCGCTCCAGAAAATTTCTGCACTTGAAGATGAGCTGACCTTTCTTCGTGCTCAGATTGCTGCAATTGTTTCAGTGCAGACCTTGGGAAGCGTTCCCTCAC GAGCCTTTAAAGCACTTGACACTCCAGATGGATTTTACCCACTGCCAGCCATGACTTCTACGCCATTGTCCGTCTCTCACAATCACTTTGTAATTCCCTCGCCTCCTCCACTTCCTTCTGGTGCACCATCTGGTGTTGATGCTAGTAATTCTGCATTGGAACTTATCAAACAACGCCGAGCTGCAAGAAACAGCGATTCAACTGCAGCTAACAGTACTGATCACCAGAGGACAAAGAACTTTCCCAGTATGATGGATGTTTTGAAAGACCTAAACAAAGTTCAGTTGCGAGCTGTTGAGAG GTCTCCTGGAGGTACCCCTCTTTCTAGACCCAAAAAGATGCAGAATTCAGACTGGGATCCGGTTGCTGTACTAACTCACGCTCTAAAGCAGAAATTTGCACATAAaaatgatgatgaagatgattcCCTGGACAAAGAGAATAATTCTTTTGATAGCTCTCCATTTTCTAGTCCTGAGGTACCAGTG
- the MTFR2 gene encoding mitochondrial fission regulator 2 isoform X2, whose translation MALLLLRLLRRLLRYLGWPQHQAVFFETRVFGSSISRTLGTCLPSAVSPGGHLQQLYAVIRNYQAKVISVCKKKEYGSTRSVVRRLGTILSLEPYPRPYFQFVQNPSSLGYDEQSTAPAPVAPSLADVLWVANDEGQACTRLRTELRRKEKSTAPSDPYARLDSIQHIPKNSAQNVSVDQAALQKISALEDELTFLRAQIAAIVSVQTLGSVPSRAFKALDTPDGFYPLPAMTSTPLSVSHNHFVIPSPPPLPSGAPSGVDASNSALELIKQRRAARNSDSTAANSTDHQRTKNFPSMMDVLKDLNKVQLRAVERSPGGTPLSRPKKMQNSDWDPVAVLTHALKQKFAHKNDDEDDSLDKENNSFDSSPFSSPEVGHCSLKANAKPSLTRTDGVKHVPAWKVRAQI comes from the exons atggcgctgctgctgctgcggctCCTCCGGCGGCTGCTGCGCTACCTCGGCTGGCCGCAGCACCAG GCCGTGTTTTTTGAAACTCGCGTGTTTGGCAGCAGTATCAGCCGTACTCTCGGAACATGCCTACCTTCAGCAGTCTCACCAGGAGGGCATCTCCAGCAGTTATATGCTGTCATAAGAAACTATCAGGCCAAG GTCATatctgtttgcaaaaaaaaggaatatggaTCTACTCGAAGTGTTGTCCGTAGACTTGGAACAATTCTTTCCTTGGAGCCCTACCCCAGACCTTATTTTCAA tTTGTTCAAAACCCAAGTTCATTGGGTTATGATGAACAAAgtacagctccagctcctgtggCTCCATCACTTGCTGATGTCCTGTGGGTGGCAAATGATGAAGGACAAGCATGTACTAGACTTAG gACTGAAttgagaagaaaagagaaaagtacAGCTCCTTCTGATCCATATGCACGTCTAGATTCAATACAGCACATTCCTAAAAACAGTGCACAAAACGTCAGTGTTGATCAGGCAGCGCTCCAGAAAATTTCTGCACTTGAAGATGAGCTGACCTTTCTTCGTGCTCAGATTGCTGCAATTGTTTCAGTGCAGACCTTGGGAAGCGTTCCCTCAC GAGCCTTTAAAGCACTTGACACTCCAGATGGATTTTACCCACTGCCAGCCATGACTTCTACGCCATTGTCCGTCTCTCACAATCACTTTGTAATTCCCTCGCCTCCTCCACTTCCTTCTGGTGCACCATCTGGTGTTGATGCTAGTAATTCTGCATTGGAACTTATCAAACAACGCCGAGCTGCAAGAAACAGCGATTCAACTGCAGCTAACAGTACTGATCACCAGAGGACAAAGAACTTTCCCAGTATGATGGATGTTTTGAAAGACCTAAACAAAGTTCAGTTGCGAGCTGTTGAGAG GTCTCCTGGAGGTACCCCTCTTTCTAGACCCAAAAAGATGCAGAATTCAGACTGGGATCCGGTTGCTGTACTAACTCACGCTCTAAAGCAGAAATTTGCACATAAaaatgatgatgaagatgattcCCTGGACAAAGAGAATAATTCTTTTGATAGCTCTCCATTTTCTAGTCCTGAG